A stretch of Acidimicrobiales bacterium DNA encodes these proteins:
- a CDS encoding MoxR family ATPase yields MSENSEDLPSLERALVELRRVIVGQERLMERLLVALVAGGHCLLEGPPGLAKTLAVRTLADTTGGSFARVQFTPDLLPADITGTRIYRASSEQFDVELGPVFANFVLADEINRAPAKVQSALLEVMAEHQVTIGGEAHAVPTPFLVLATQNPIESEGVYALPEAQRDRFLMKVVIDYPTPNEELEIVRRMGVDPPSAHQVLSPEIVLDLQRQADAVIVDQGTLDYAVNLVIATRDPSHHGLPDLVGMIEYGASPRASLGLIAAGKAMALLRGRDYLVPQDVFDVAPDVLRHRLVLSYEALAADLDVEQVLVRLLSTIPAPMVSPTTQDPGRPHPTDVPTA; encoded by the coding sequence ATGAGCGAGAACAGCGAGGATCTGCCCTCGCTCGAGCGAGCGTTGGTGGAACTGCGACGGGTCATCGTCGGCCAGGAACGGCTGATGGAACGCCTCCTCGTCGCCCTCGTCGCCGGCGGCCACTGCCTGCTGGAGGGGCCGCCCGGCCTGGCGAAGACCCTTGCGGTGCGCACGCTTGCCGACACCACCGGCGGGTCGTTCGCCCGCGTCCAGTTCACGCCCGACCTGCTGCCGGCGGACATCACCGGCACCCGGATCTACCGGGCCTCGTCCGAGCAGTTCGACGTCGAACTCGGACCGGTCTTCGCGAACTTCGTCCTCGCCGACGAGATCAACCGGGCGCCGGCCAAGGTGCAGTCCGCCCTGCTCGAGGTGATGGCGGAACACCAGGTGACGATCGGCGGTGAGGCGCACGCCGTGCCGACACCGTTCCTCGTGCTGGCCACCCAGAACCCGATCGAGTCCGAGGGTGTCTACGCCCTCCCGGAGGCCCAGCGTGACCGCTTCCTGATGAAGGTCGTGATCGACTACCCGACGCCGAACGAGGAGCTGGAGATCGTGCGCCGGATGGGGGTCGACCCGCCGAGCGCGCACCAGGTGCTGAGCCCCGAGATCGTCCTCGATCTCCAGCGCCAGGCCGACGCGGTGATCGTGGACCAGGGGACGCTCGACTACGCCGTGAACCTCGTGATCGCCACGCGCGACCCGAGCCACCACGGCCTGCCCGACCTCGTCGGCATGATCGAATACGGCGCAAGCCCGCGCGCGTCTCTCGGCCTGATCGCCGCGGGCAAGGCGATGGCTCTGCTGCGAGGGCGCGACTATCTCGTTCCTCAGGACGTGTTCGACGTGGCGCCCGACGTTTTGCGCCATCGGCTGGTGCTCTCGTACGAGGCCCTCGCCGCCGATCTCGATGTCGAGCAGGTGCTCGTGCGGCTGCTGTCGACGATTCCGGCACCGATGGTCTCGCCCACGACGCAGGACCCGGGCCGACCCCACCCGACGGACGTTCCCACCGCGTGA
- a CDS encoding response regulator transcription factor, whose product MRILVVDDEVELADAVARGLRREGYAVDTANGGIEALEKAALVPYDLVCLDLTMPDMDGLEVCERLREDPPEGEAPRVLMLTARDSVEDRIGGLDHGADDYLVKPFAFGELTARVRSLLRREAARSGSTLVVGDIELDDTKHRARRGGRDLELTAKEFALLRYFMAHVDQVLSQEHLLEHVWDEHADPFTNTVRVTVGTLRRKLSLDDEPQLIETVIGSGYRLVDPDAEPSEAEGG is encoded by the coding sequence ATGCGGATCCTGGTTGTCGACGACGAGGTCGAACTCGCCGATGCCGTCGCGCGTGGTCTTCGTCGCGAGGGGTACGCCGTCGACACGGCGAACGGTGGCATCGAAGCGCTCGAGAAGGCGGCCCTCGTGCCCTACGACCTGGTCTGTCTTGATCTCACGATGCCCGACATGGACGGCCTCGAGGTGTGCGAGCGCCTCCGCGAGGATCCCCCCGAGGGCGAGGCGCCCCGGGTGCTGATGTTGACGGCCCGTGACTCCGTCGAGGACCGCATCGGTGGTCTCGATCACGGGGCCGACGACTATCTCGTCAAGCCGTTCGCGTTCGGTGAGCTCACCGCGCGGGTCCGTTCGCTCCTGCGTCGTGAGGCGGCGCGAAGCGGGTCCACCCTGGTCGTCGGTGACATCGAGCTGGACGACACGAAGCACCGGGCCCGCCGCGGCGGTCGTGACCTCGAGCTGACCGCCAAGGAGTTCGCCCTGCTGCGCTACTTCATGGCCCACGTCGATCAGGTCCTGTCCCAGGAGCACCTGCTCGAGCACGTCTGGGACGAACACGCCGACCCGTTCACCAACACCGTGCGGGTCACCGTCGGCACCCTGCGGCGAAAGCTCTCGCTCGACGACGAGCCCCAGCTGATCGAAACGGTGATCGGTTCGGGCTACCGCCTCGTCGATCCCGACGCCGAGCCGTCGGAAGCCGAGGGCGGATGA
- a CDS encoding DUF58 domain-containing protein has translation MNPALSLRADDDPARTREVLRRLELDVTRRLDGLLQGDYRGLVPGLGSEPGEARAYSPGDDVRRMDWNVTARMRDPHVRESIADRELETTVLVDLAPSLDFGTIRHTKAELAIAAVAAIGLLTDRLGNRLGAIVHDGARLHDIRPGSGRRHMMAVLHRLATSEPQAGTSTLAAGLHRLASPARRGGLAVVISDLLRPGWADPLRAVTLRHETLVIEVVDPRELELPNVGLVELRDRTTGRVVEVDTRKAKVRDRFAEAGRQRLADHARDVRAARADHLVLRTDRDWVIDLARFVDQRRRRSRAATTLVH, from the coding sequence GTGAACCCGGCCCTCTCCCTCCGCGCGGACGACGATCCGGCCCGTACCCGCGAGGTCCTGCGCCGCCTCGAACTCGACGTCACCCGGCGCCTCGACGGCCTGCTCCAGGGCGATTATCGGGGCCTGGTCCCCGGCCTCGGGAGCGAGCCCGGCGAAGCGCGGGCCTACTCCCCCGGCGACGACGTGCGGCGCATGGACTGGAACGTGACGGCCCGCATGCGCGATCCCCACGTGCGCGAGTCGATCGCGGACCGGGAGCTGGAGACCACCGTGCTCGTCGACCTCGCGCCGAGCCTCGACTTCGGCACGATCCGCCACACGAAGGCCGAGCTCGCCATCGCCGCCGTCGCCGCGATCGGCCTGTTGACCGACCGGCTCGGCAACCGGCTCGGCGCCATCGTCCACGATGGTGCCCGGCTGCACGACATCCGGCCCGGGTCCGGTCGTCGCCACATGATGGCGGTCCTGCACCGGCTCGCGACGTCGGAGCCCCAGGCGGGCACCAGCACCCTCGCGGCCGGCCTGCACCGGCTGGCGAGTCCGGCTCGGCGGGGTGGACTCGCCGTCGTGATCTCGGACCTGCTCCGCCCCGGGTGGGCCGATCCGCTGCGCGCCGTGACCCTGCGCCACGAGACCCTCGTCATCGAGGTGGTCGATCCCCGCGAGCTCGAGCTCCCGAACGTCGGCCTCGTCGAGCTGCGTGACCGCACCACCGGCCGGGTCGTCGAAGTCGACACCCGCAAGGCGAAGGTGCGGGATCGCTTCGCCGAAGCCGGCCGCCAGCGACTCGCCGACCACGCCCGCGACGTGCGCGCCGCCCGCGCCGACCATCTCGTCCTCCGTACCGACCGCGACTGGGTGATCGACCTGGCCCGGTTCGTCGACCAGCGGCGCCGGCGGAGCCGGGCCGCCACGACGCTGGTGCACTGA
- a CDS encoding VOC family protein: MTAFILNITFECRDPLSLGRFWAEATGYSVDPEANDSRTRLTKNDPRGVRHLLFLQVEEPRTDTRIHLDLASPDPDEEVRRLLRLGATLEDGETPDGSPIWRGNDEKRWIVLRDPEGNEFCLG, encoded by the coding sequence ATGACCGCTTTCATCCTGAACATCACCTTCGAGTGCCGAGATCCGTTGTCGTTGGGACGGTTCTGGGCCGAGGCCACGGGTTACTCCGTCGATCCGGAAGCGAACGACAGCCGCACCCGTCTGACCAAGAACGACCCTCGCGGCGTGCGCCATCTCCTGTTCCTGCAGGTCGAGGAGCCCCGGACCGACACCCGTATCCATCTCGACCTCGCCTCGCCCGACCCGGACGAGGAGGTCCGACGCCTCCTGCGCCTCGGCGCCACGCTCGAGGACGGCGAGACGCCTGACGGGAGTCCGATCTGGCGGGGCAACGACGAGAAGCGATGGATCGTGCTGCGCGATCCCGAAGGCAACGAGTTCTGCCTCGGCTGA
- a CDS encoding glucose 1-dehydrogenase, translated as MTQRLDGTTAIITGAARGTGEATARRFVEEGARVLLADVLDEQGRAVAADLGDHAAYQHLDVTEPGDWAAAVRATIERFGDPGVLVNNAAILDVGSIAEMDPAVLMRIVAVNQVGPYLGIQAVIDPMKRLGGGSIVNVASIDAIEGSNGVAAYTSSKWGLRGLSKAAAVELGREGIRVNTVCPGGGSSEMSAPFVAEAIERLKDRTERLPDRPIPPFNRRGELVDYANAIVWLASAESSYVSGTDLVVDGAFTAGKVEPGAPFS; from the coding sequence ATGACGCAACGCCTGGACGGAACGACGGCAATCATCACGGGCGCCGCCCGCGGTACCGGCGAGGCCACGGCGCGCCGGTTCGTGGAAGAAGGCGCCCGGGTTCTCCTCGCCGACGTGCTGGACGAGCAGGGCCGGGCGGTCGCCGCCGACCTCGGCGACCACGCGGCGTACCAGCACCTGGATGTGACCGAGCCCGGCGATTGGGCGGCGGCGGTGCGGGCCACCATCGAACGGTTCGGCGACCCGGGCGTGCTGGTCAACAACGCCGCGATCCTCGACGTCGGTTCGATCGCCGAGATGGATCCCGCGGTGCTGATGCGCATCGTCGCCGTCAACCAGGTCGGCCCGTACCTCGGCATCCAGGCCGTGATCGACCCCATGAAGCGGCTCGGTGGCGGGTCGATCGTCAACGTGGCGTCCATCGACGCGATCGAGGGTTCGAACGGCGTGGCGGCCTACACCTCGAGCAAGTGGGGGCTGCGGGGGCTGAGCAAGGCCGCCGCCGTCGAGCTCGGCCGCGAGGGCATCCGGGTCAACACGGTCTGCCCCGGAGGTGGGAGCAGCGAGATGTCCGCGCCGTTCGTCGCCGAGGCCATCGAACGGCTGAAGGACCGCACCGAGCGCCTTCCCGACCGCCCGATCCCGCCGTTCAACCGCCGGGGTGAACTGGTCGACTACGCAAACGCGATCGTCTGGCTGGCGAGCGCCGAGAGTTCCTACGTCTCGGGGACGGATCTCGTCGTCGACGGGGCGTTCACCGCCGGCAAGGTCGAGCCGGGCGCGCCGTTCTCCTGA
- a CDS encoding GNAT family N-acetyltransferase: MPITVRRIQADDVDLLRRVRLAALADTPSAFAKSYDEESGYPDEFWAERARSNASGAAHTTFFAFDGEACVGLVGGHAAVDGDHVDLVSMWTDPAARGTGVGAALVVAVLDWADGRAVELWVTRGNDAALRLYERCGFAETGDHQPLPSDPCKDEIRMRHIGG, translated from the coding sequence ATGCCGATCACCGTGCGCCGGATCCAGGCCGACGATGTGGACCTCCTGCGGCGAGTCCGGCTCGCGGCTCTGGCTGACACGCCCTCGGCGTTCGCGAAGTCGTACGACGAGGAGTCCGGGTACCCCGACGAGTTCTGGGCGGAGCGGGCCCGGTCCAACGCGTCGGGCGCCGCGCACACGACGTTCTTCGCGTTCGACGGCGAGGCGTGCGTCGGCCTGGTCGGCGGTCATGCGGCGGTCGACGGCGACCATGTCGACCTCGTGTCGATGTGGACCGACCCGGCGGCGCGGGGCACGGGCGTCGGCGCGGCACTGGTCGTGGCCGTCCTCGACTGGGCGGACGGCCGGGCCGTCGAGCTGTGGGTGACCCGCGGGAACGACGCCGCCCTCCGGCTCTACGAGCGCTGTGGCTTCGCCGAGACGGGTGATCACCAGCCGCTGCCGTCGGACCCGTGCAAGGACGAGATCAGGATGCGTCACATCGGCGGATAG
- a CDS encoding trypsin-like peptidase domain-containing protein, whose translation MALVVLAVLAMASTLVAAGIIIGDSLNDEVATTSPTPVDRPVQDAGSDGNSTPFLPIEPGPLAGEEGEEPVADVASAVSPSVVLIRTNEGQGSGIVWDAAEGYIVTNDHVTADADTVIVQFGDGNRVSGTVVGGDSARDIAVVQVDPEEVELVEAVFAPTETVEVGQLAVAIGSPFGLDQSVTAGIVSAVNRINSYGGSDPSNPVDVEMIQTDAPINPGNSGGALADREGRVIGMNTQIRTDGVSTGNVGVGFAVPSDTIVLIAQRIVDGESLELAHLGVSGATPADGTVGALVQSVVAGAPAANAGLQSGDLIVSLDGELISSMAELSAEVKLYRPGDQVQIEILRDGERLETTVTLGSS comes from the coding sequence GTGGCGCTGGTTGTGCTCGCCGTCCTCGCGATGGCGAGCACGCTCGTCGCGGCCGGCATCATCATCGGCGACTCGCTCAACGACGAGGTCGCGACCACGAGCCCGACGCCGGTCGACCGTCCGGTGCAGGACGCCGGCTCCGACGGGAACAGCACGCCGTTCCTCCCCATCGAACCCGGTCCGCTCGCCGGCGAAGAGGGTGAGGAACCCGTGGCGGATGTCGCCAGCGCCGTCTCGCCGTCGGTCGTCCTGATCCGAACGAACGAGGGTCAGGGGTCCGGCATCGTGTGGGACGCGGCCGAGGGCTACATCGTCACCAACGACCACGTCACGGCCGATGCCGACACGGTCATCGTCCAGTTCGGCGACGGCAACCGGGTGTCCGGCACCGTGGTCGGGGGCGATTCGGCTCGCGACATCGCGGTCGTCCAGGTCGATCCGGAGGAAGTCGAGCTCGTGGAAGCCGTGTTCGCGCCGACGGAGACCGTGGAGGTCGGCCAGCTCGCCGTCGCCATCGGCAGTCCGTTCGGTCTCGACCAGTCGGTCACCGCCGGCATCGTCTCCGCGGTGAACCGCATCAACAGCTACGGCGGCTCCGACCCGAGCAACCCGGTCGACGTGGAGATGATCCAGACGGACGCTCCGATCAACCCGGGCAACTCCGGCGGCGCGCTGGCCGACCGCGAGGGTCGGGTCATCGGGATGAACACCCAGATCCGCACGGACGGCGTGTCCACCGGCAACGTCGGCGTCGGCTTCGCGGTGCCGTCCGACACGATCGTCCTCATCGCCCAGCGAATCGTCGACGGGGAATCGCTCGAGCTCGCCCACCTCGGCGTGAGCGGCGCGACCCCGGCCGACGGCACCGTCGGGGCGCTCGTCCAGTCGGTTGTCGCCGGCGCTCCGGCGGCCAACGCGGGACTCCAGTCCGGCGACCTCATCGTCAGCCTCGACGGCGAGCTCATCAGTTCGATGGCCGAGCTGTCCGCCGAGGTGAAGCTCTACCGACCCGGTGACCAGGTGCAGATCGAGATCCTGCGCGACGGCGAGCGCCTCGAAACCACCGTCACCCTCGGCAGCAGCTGA
- a CDS encoding acyl-CoA dehydrogenase family protein: MDFTIPDDIAQLLDDLDQFIEDEIKPLERENDNIRFFDHRRENARTDWERNGWPNEEWEDLLREMRRRADAAGFLRYHLPARFGGSDGSNLAMAIVREHLAAKGLGLHNDLQNESSVVGNFPTVLMMELYGTEEQQAEWIPAMLEGRAGIGFGLTEPLHGSDATWMETTAYRDGDEWVISGAKRWNTGLHKATHDFIFARTSGKDGDADGISCFIVPTDTPGFNVEFMWWTFNMPTDHAEITLTDVRVPDSSRLGAEGRGLAVAQTFVHENRIRQAASSLGAAQYCIDESVKYSRERAPFGKPLSQNQAIQWPLAEMHTDAEMIRQLIRKTAWDMDQGTDPLFISDKVAMCNYRANRLVCDAADQAIQTHGGIGYSRHMPFEHIYRHHRRYRITEGAEEIQIRRVAQFLFGFSGPRKTSLGPSFASRFNSVQKGAPASWLD, translated from the coding sequence GTGGACTTCACGATTCCCGACGACATCGCCCAGCTGCTCGACGACCTCGATCAGTTCATCGAGGACGAGATCAAGCCGCTCGAACGCGAGAACGACAACATCCGGTTCTTCGATCATCGGCGCGAGAACGCACGCACCGACTGGGAGCGCAACGGCTGGCCCAACGAGGAGTGGGAGGACCTCCTGCGGGAGATGCGCCGTCGGGCCGACGCGGCCGGGTTCCTCCGCTACCACCTGCCGGCGCGCTTCGGCGGGTCCGACGGCTCGAATCTCGCCATGGCGATCGTGCGGGAGCATCTCGCGGCCAAGGGGCTCGGGCTGCACAACGATCTCCAGAACGAGAGTTCGGTCGTCGGCAACTTCCCGACGGTCCTCATGATGGAGCTGTACGGCACCGAGGAACAGCAGGCCGAGTGGATCCCGGCGATGCTCGAGGGGCGGGCCGGGATCGGCTTCGGACTCACCGAGCCGCTCCACGGGTCCGACGCCACGTGGATGGAGACGACCGCCTATCGCGACGGCGACGAGTGGGTCATCAGCGGCGCCAAGCGGTGGAACACCGGCCTGCACAAGGCCACCCACGACTTCATCTTCGCCCGCACGTCCGGCAAGGACGGCGACGCCGACGGGATCAGCTGCTTCATCGTCCCGACCGATACGCCGGGGTTCAACGTGGAGTTCATGTGGTGGACGTTCAACATGCCGACCGACCACGCGGAGATCACGCTGACCGACGTGCGCGTGCCCGACTCGAGTCGCCTCGGCGCCGAGGGTCGGGGCCTCGCGGTGGCCCAGACGTTCGTCCACGAGAACCGGATCCGCCAGGCCGCGTCGTCGCTCGGCGCGGCCCAGTACTGCATCGACGAGAGCGTGAAGTACAGCCGCGAGCGGGCGCCGTTCGGCAAGCCGTTGAGCCAGAATCAGGCGATCCAGTGGCCGCTCGCCGAGATGCACACGGACGCCGAGATGATCCGCCAGCTCATCCGCAAGACGGCGTGGGACATGGATCAGGGCACGGACCCGCTGTTCATCAGCGACAAGGTCGCGATGTGCAACTATCGGGCCAATCGGCTCGTGTGCGATGCCGCTGACCAGGCGATTCAGACCCACGGCGGGATCGGTTACAGCCGGCACATGCCGTTCGAACACATCTATCGGCACCACCGGCGCTACCGGATCACGGAGGGCGCCGAGGAGATCCAGATCCGCCGCGTCGCCCAGTTCCTGTTCGGCTTCTCCGGTCCCCGCAAGACCTCGCTCGGCCCCAGCTTCGCCAGTCGCTTCAACTCGGTGCAGAAGGGCGCCCCGGCCTCCTGGCTCGACTGA
- a CDS encoding DUF559 domain-containing protein gives MRDEHQTLARVAASQYGLLSNRQIASATGCPSSAQRLVRTGLLERRQRGVYAMFGTLPRWEADLMTVVLSAPRLVAGSHRAAIRLWGLRSIDDEIEVSVRYPGDLRSDRAIVHRSRDLTEHDVTFIEGVPVTSMARTLCDAGLIFGETEVVRMGHHALAKGVLTPAELQRYRERVGRRGRTGVGAIDRLLASLPPGVDRADSGPEIEMASLVQRYDLPAPVWQHPVVARGNRYVLDFAYPEQRLAIEYDEYLEHTRPEKWAADKQRQNDLVEVGWTVIRFAWTDLRDRPDAVARRIRSFLVL, from the coding sequence ATGAGGGATGAACACCAGACCCTCGCTCGGGTGGCTGCGAGTCAGTACGGCCTCCTCTCGAATCGACAGATCGCGTCGGCCACGGGGTGCCCGTCGTCCGCACAGCGCCTCGTGCGGACGGGACTGCTCGAACGCCGTCAACGGGGCGTCTATGCGATGTTCGGCACGCTTCCGCGTTGGGAGGCCGATCTCATGACCGTCGTGCTGTCGGCGCCGCGCCTCGTGGCCGGGAGCCACCGAGCGGCCATACGGCTCTGGGGCTTGCGGTCCATCGACGACGAGATCGAGGTCAGCGTGCGTTACCCGGGTGACCTTCGCAGCGATCGGGCGATCGTTCATCGGAGTCGAGATCTGACCGAGCATGATGTCACCTTCATCGAGGGCGTTCCCGTCACCTCGATGGCCCGCACCCTGTGTGACGCCGGCCTGATCTTCGGGGAAACTGAAGTCGTGCGAATGGGTCACCACGCGCTCGCGAAGGGTGTGCTCACGCCGGCCGAGTTGCAGCGCTACAGGGAGCGGGTTGGTCGCCGGGGCCGGACCGGCGTCGGGGCGATCGACCGGCTTCTCGCATCGCTCCCGCCGGGCGTCGACAGGGCGGACTCGGGCCCGGAGATCGAGATGGCGTCCCTCGTTCAGCGGTACGACCTTCCCGCGCCCGTTTGGCAGCATCCGGTCGTCGCGCGCGGGAATCGCTACGTGCTCGACTTCGCGTATCCCGAGCAGCGGCTCGCGATCGAGTACGACGAGTATCTCGAGCACACCCGGCCGGAGAAGTGGGCCGCCGACAAACAGCGTCAGAACGATCTCGTCGAGGTCGGCTGGACGGTCATCCGCTTCGCCTGGACCGACCTCCGCGACCGCCCCGACGCGGTAGCGCGAAGGATCCGTTCGTTCCTGGTTCTGTGA
- a CDS encoding VWA domain-containing protein, producing the protein MPDIDFDHPVRLWLLLGVAVLLLAYVLVQRRRGRYALRFSDTSLLDTVAPKRPGWRRHLVAVLFLVSIGMMTAAFAGPHREVIPFRATIILTIDTSFSMEANDVQPTRLDAAKQAALDFLTDVPDSVDVGLISFDEFPVVQVAPTSNRAAVAGAVEALELGPFTATGDAIAASVQVLLDTGRPILDDAGEPTSVVVLLSDGERTVGRLVDEAIAEAVAADVQITTVALGTPFGEVEIEDPDNPGTTLIQPVPVDEVTMETVALATGGEFFSTDSFTDLAEVYRDIGTALGEEPIREDLHEQFMAVALAAALLTATFSLLWFQRLP; encoded by the coding sequence ATGCCGGACATCGACTTCGACCACCCGGTCCGCCTCTGGCTCCTGCTCGGCGTCGCCGTCCTGCTGCTCGCCTACGTCCTCGTGCAGCGCCGGCGGGGCCGTTACGCGCTGAGATTCTCGGACACCAGCCTCCTCGACACGGTCGCGCCGAAACGGCCGGGGTGGCGGCGTCACCTCGTCGCCGTGCTGTTCCTCGTCTCGATCGGGATGATGACCGCCGCCTTCGCCGGTCCACACCGCGAGGTGATCCCGTTCCGGGCGACGATCATCCTCACCATCGACACCTCGTTCTCGATGGAGGCGAACGACGTGCAGCCGACACGACTCGACGCGGCGAAGCAGGCCGCGCTCGACTTCCTCACCGATGTGCCCGACTCGGTCGACGTCGGGCTCATCTCCTTCGACGAGTTCCCCGTCGTCCAGGTCGCGCCCACCTCGAACCGCGCCGCGGTGGCCGGCGCGGTCGAGGCACTGGAGCTGGGACCGTTCACCGCGACGGGCGACGCGATCGCGGCGTCGGTCCAGGTGCTGCTGGACACCGGGCGGCCGATCCTCGACGACGCCGGCGAGCCGACATCCGTCGTCGTGCTCCTGAGCGACGGCGAACGCACCGTCGGCCGTCTGGTCGACGAGGCGATCGCCGAAGCGGTCGCCGCCGACGTGCAGATCACGACCGTCGCGCTCGGCACGCCGTTCGGCGAGGTCGAGATCGAGGACCCCGACAATCCCGGCACCACGCTCATCCAGCCGGTGCCCGTCGACGAGGTGACGATGGAGACCGTCGCCCTGGCGACCGGCGGCGAGTTCTTCTCGACCGACTCGTTCACCGACCTCGCCGAGGTCTACCGCGACATCGGCACCGCCCTCGGCGAGGAACCCATCCGCGAGGACCTCCACGAACAGTTCATGGCCGTCGCCCTCGCCGCCGCCCTCCTCACCGCCACCTTCAGCCTCCTCTGGTTCCAACGCCTCCCCTGA
- a CDS encoding ATP-binding protein: MTEAAPRLHGWAGSIRFRLTVLYSVLLFGLATVVVGLIYAGVARSLEKQNVSRTEEWVAIFEDQQGRVGIATVETEQPDYLLLFERAVNEQALDQLRTYAFGALGLLFVGSLFVGWFVAGLVLRPVRRISDVAKEIEATDLSRRIELDGPEDELKELADTFDGMLGRIDDAFESQREFIHEASHELRNPLAVIRTNIDVALGDPDASAEDLRSVGEVVGRSAERMSTLVDDLLLYARHGTREIRREDVDLVAVVNDLVEEFGAAAEANGLDLTADVPAVALPVRGDGQAIHRAAANLVANAVRLAPAGTTVTVAAADEGRWVTLAVIDEGPGIDTEDQMRVFQRFWRGDKTAARVAGRSGLGLTIVRQIAEAHGGRVELESTLGTGSRFTLRFPRT, translated from the coding sequence ATGACCGAAGCCGCGCCGCGTCTGCACGGCTGGGCGGGATCGATCCGGTTCCGGCTGACCGTGCTGTACTCCGTGCTGCTGTTCGGACTCGCGACGGTCGTCGTCGGCCTCATCTACGCCGGCGTGGCCCGCAGCCTCGAGAAGCAGAACGTCTCGCGCACCGAGGAGTGGGTCGCGATCTTCGAGGACCAGCAGGGCCGCGTGGGGATCGCGACGGTGGAGACCGAGCAGCCGGACTATCTGCTCCTGTTCGAACGGGCGGTCAACGAGCAGGCACTCGACCAGCTCCGCACCTACGCCTTCGGGGCGCTGGGGCTGTTGTTCGTCGGAAGCCTCTTCGTCGGCTGGTTCGTCGCCGGTCTCGTGCTGCGTCCCGTGCGGCGGATCTCCGATGTCGCGAAGGAGATCGAGGCCACCGATCTGTCGCGTCGCATCGAGCTCGACGGCCCCGAGGACGAGCTCAAGGAACTGGCCGACACGTTCGACGGGATGCTCGGCCGCATCGACGATGCGTTCGAGTCGCAACGGGAGTTCATCCACGAGGCGAGCCACGAGCTGCGCAATCCGCTCGCCGTGATCCGCACCAACATCGACGTCGCCCTCGGCGATCCGGATGCCTCCGCCGAGGATCTCCGCTCGGTCGGCGAGGTCGTCGGCCGCTCCGCCGAACGCATGTCCACCCTCGTGGACGACCTCCTCCTGTACGCCCGCCACGGCACCCGCGAGATCCGCCGGGAGGACGTGGACCTCGTCGCGGTCGTGAACGACCTCGTCGAGGAGTTCGGCGCGGCGGCCGAGGCCAACGGGCTCGATCTCACGGCGGACGTCCCCGCCGTCGCGCTCCCGGTGCGCGGCGACGGTCAGGCCATCCACCGGGCCGCCGCCAACCTCGTCGCCAATGCCGTGCGCCTCGCTCCGGCCGGCACGACCGTCACGGTCGCGGCGGCCGACGAGGGCCGCTGGGTCACGCTCGCCGTCATCGACGAGGGTCCCGGCATCGACACGGAGGATCAGATGCGCGTCTTCCAGCGTTTCTGGCGGGGGGACAAGACGGCCGCCCGCGTTGCCGGCCGATCCGGCCTCGGGCTCACCATCGTCCGCCAGATCGCCGAAGCCCACGGCGGCCGCGTCGAGCTCGAATCCACCCTCGGCACCGGCTCGCGCTTCACCCTGCGCTTCCCCCGCACCTGA